In Mycobacteriales bacterium, one genomic interval encodes:
- a CDS encoding rhomboid-like protein, translating into MGGPGVRRWRRPTVAGAFRGADVGWAYAAVVVVVAIVVRVLPGTRPQDLVLDTSTNLDNLRHTPLLVLGASAFVVWPLWGLWILAPLVLVFGAAQRWLGRTATIIVAVLGHVGATLFVAVLLAAGINDGVVDPAIAREPDVGVSYGLAAVAGLLAGRVPRRLRPWYVLGLLVVTAGPLGLDTDVTGVGHVLAALLGFALAVLTTRAARRPPS; encoded by the coding sequence GTGGGCGGGCCCGGCGTGCGGCGGTGGCGTCGTCCCACCGTTGCCGGGGCCTTCCGGGGCGCCGACGTCGGCTGGGCGTACGCGGCCGTGGTCGTCGTCGTGGCGATCGTGGTCCGGGTGCTGCCGGGGACGCGGCCCCAGGACCTGGTCCTGGACACCAGCACCAACCTGGACAACCTGCGGCACACGCCGCTGCTCGTGCTGGGGGCCAGCGCGTTCGTGGTCTGGCCGCTGTGGGGGCTGTGGATCCTCGCCCCGCTGGTGCTGGTCTTCGGGGCGGCGCAGCGCTGGCTGGGCCGGACCGCGACGATCATCGTCGCCGTGCTCGGGCACGTCGGCGCGACGCTGTTCGTGGCCGTGCTGCTCGCCGCCGGGATCAACGACGGCGTGGTCGACCCGGCGATCGCCCGGGAGCCCGACGTCGGGGTCAGCTACGGGCTGGCCGCCGTGGCCGGGCTGCTGGCCGGCCGGGTCCCGCGCCGCCTCCGCCCCTGGTACGTGCTGGGCCTGCTCGTCGTCACCGCCGGCCCACTGGGGCTGGACACCGACGTCACCGGCGTCGGGCACGTCCTCGCGGCGCTGCTCGGCTTCGCCCTGGCCGTGCTCACCACCCGCGCCGCCCGCCGTCCCCCGTCCTGA
- a CDS encoding SDR family NAD(P)-dependent oxidoreductase — translation MGLLDDKVVVVTGAGRGIGRGEALECARQGAAIVLNEFDPAVGAAVVDEIKATGGNAVLVEGDVSEIAVADELIATAVREFGRLDGLVNNAGVLRDRTLVKMSPQEWDTVVRVHLRGHYAPTHAALGHWREHGGPGHIVCTASTSGLLGNFGQSNYGAAKAGIAAFAQIVALESARMGVTCNAIAPAARTRMTEGAYGDIFGANEGFDFWDPDNVAPLVSYLVSEASAHISGKVFGVQGNAVELYRPWTSAAALENEGGRWDPQVLAGRIDVLFAEADIEPAAEFGMARLRYTMTDRG, via the coding sequence ATGGGGCTGTTGGACGACAAGGTCGTCGTGGTGACCGGCGCCGGGCGCGGTATCGGCCGTGGTGAGGCGCTCGAGTGCGCACGGCAGGGCGCCGCGATCGTGCTCAACGAGTTCGACCCGGCGGTCGGCGCCGCGGTCGTCGACGAGATCAAGGCCACCGGCGGGAACGCGGTCCTGGTCGAGGGCGACGTCTCCGAGATCGCCGTCGCCGACGAGCTGATCGCGACCGCGGTGCGCGAGTTCGGCCGGCTCGACGGGCTGGTCAACAACGCCGGCGTGCTGCGGGACCGGACGCTGGTGAAGATGAGCCCGCAGGAGTGGGACACGGTCGTCCGGGTCCACCTGCGCGGGCACTACGCGCCGACGCACGCGGCGCTCGGGCACTGGCGGGAGCACGGCGGCCCCGGCCACATCGTCTGCACCGCCTCCACCTCGGGCCTGCTCGGCAACTTCGGCCAGTCGAACTACGGCGCGGCCAAGGCCGGCATCGCCGCGTTCGCGCAGATCGTCGCGCTCGAGTCGGCCCGGATGGGCGTGACCTGCAACGCGATCGCGCCGGCCGCGCGCACCCGGATGACCGAGGGGGCGTACGGGGACATCTTCGGGGCGAACGAGGGCTTCGACTTCTGGGACCCGGACAACGTCGCCCCGCTGGTGTCGTACCTGGTCAGCGAGGCGTCCGCGCACATCAGCGGCAAGGTCTTCGGGGTCCAGGGCAACGCGGTCGAGCTCTACCGGCCGTGGACGTCCGCGGCCGCGCTGGAGAACGAGGGCGGCCGCTGGGACCCGCAGGTGCTGGCCGGCCGGATCGACGTGCTCTTCGCCGAGGCCGACATCGAGCCGGCCGCGGAGTTCGGCATGGCCCGGCTGCGCTACACGATGACGGACCGCGGCTGA